A genomic stretch from Desulfolutivibrio sulfodismutans DSM 3696 includes:
- a CDS encoding Na/Pi symporter translates to MGLKLSGDGVRAIVGNRFRSLFRTWTRTRATGLCTGFAAGLAFQSTSAISLLLASFVGAGTINAIQALPVMAGANIGSAFLVLMAVLDIRVLALCLLGVSGLIITFERPLRFVHAASIFFGVGLLLFGLGIVRTSCAPLAETEWFRAFVSSQGMPLPFYLLIGMAACLLLQTSAGVSILSITLAASGIMDGDDALAVIFGSLFGSSVLSRFYAIQLKGQRKLLVMGQVLFNVVGLGIFLPPFFIEHYTGLPLLLKPLAAIFPDLPERLTAINIAFDTLSALVVTAGLPVYHRLLSRLCPDETGSLDGLAYARELAHVSPETALALINKEQTRLGVHLPGFTASLRRAIDRCEGCDVRGLSRDGMNLLAQIDGCLLELVTRGRADGIASEVALLQDIQGVLRALFDGLAQLVSGLDARTVSPGMARLREMLLAALDALLLQVRDVLPGTDPEDWELLLTTLKDRENVMAGLRAQYLTGTQALPPEDQWRFLQASGLFERCVWLLRQLVRQEHRFLIAMGDMTGCDTTVAG, encoded by the coding sequence ATGGGCCTCAAGCTCTCCGGGGACGGGGTGCGGGCCATCGTCGGCAACCGGTTCCGATCCCTTTTCCGCACCTGGACCCGGACCCGCGCCACCGGGCTCTGCACCGGATTCGCCGCCGGACTGGCCTTCCAGTCCACCTCGGCCATCTCACTGCTTTTGGCCAGCTTCGTCGGGGCCGGAACCATAAACGCCATCCAGGCCCTGCCGGTCATGGCCGGGGCCAACATCGGGTCGGCCTTCCTGGTGCTCATGGCCGTTTTGGACATCCGCGTCCTGGCCCTTTGCCTGCTCGGCGTCTCGGGGCTGATCATCACCTTTGAAAGACCCCTGCGCTTCGTCCACGCCGCCAGCATCTTTTTCGGCGTGGGGCTTTTGCTCTTCGGATTGGGCATCGTGCGCACCAGTTGCGCCCCCCTGGCCGAGACGGAGTGGTTTCGGGCCTTCGTGTCCAGCCAGGGCATGCCCCTGCCCTTTTATCTGCTCATCGGCATGGCCGCCTGCCTGCTCCTGCAAACGTCGGCCGGGGTGTCCATCCTGTCCATCACCCTGGCCGCCTCGGGCATCATGGACGGCGACGACGCCCTGGCGGTCATTTTCGGAAGCCTCTTCGGATCAAGTGTGCTCAGCCGCTTCTACGCCATCCAGCTCAAGGGGCAGCGCAAGCTTTTAGTCATGGGGCAGGTGCTTTTCAACGTCGTGGGGCTTGGCATCTTCCTGCCGCCGTTTTTCATCGAGCACTACACCGGCCTGCCGCTGCTTCTCAAGCCGCTGGCCGCCATCTTTCCCGACCTGCCCGAGCGCCTGACGGCCATCAACATCGCCTTCGACACCCTGTCCGCCCTGGTGGTGACGGCGGGGCTGCCCGTCTACCACCGCCTGCTGTCCCGCCTGTGCCCCGACGAAACCGGCAGCCTGGACGGCCTGGCCTACGCCCGGGAACTGGCCCACGTCTCGCCGGAGACGGCCCTTGCCCTCATCAACAAGGAGCAGACCCGCCTGGGCGTCCACCTGCCGGGGTTCACCGCCTCCCTGCGCCGGGCCATCGACCGCTGCGAGGGGTGCGACGTGCGCGGGCTGTCGCGCGACGGCATGAACCTGCTTGCCCAGATCGACGGCTGCCTGCTGGAGCTGGTCACCCGGGGCCGGGCCGACGGCATCGCCTCGGAAGTGGCCCTGCTTCAAGACATCCAGGGAGTGCTGCGGGCCCTGTTCGATGGTCTGGCCCAGCTTGTGTCCGGGCTCGACGCCAGGACCGTCTCCCCGGGGATGGCCCGCCTGCGCGAGATGCTCCTGGCGGCCCTGGACGCCCTGCTGTTGCAGGTTCGGGATGTCCTGCCCGGGACCGACCCCGAGGACTGGGAGCTGCTTTTGACTACGCTCAAAGACCGCGAAAACGTGATGGCCGGGCTGCGCGCCCAATATCTCACGGGAACCCAGGCCCTGCCTCCAGAGGACCAGTGGCGTTTTTTGCAGGCATCGGGGCTTTTTGAACGCTGCGTGTGGCTGTTGCGCCAGTTGGTCCGGCAGGAGCACCGCTTCCTGATCGCGATGGGCGACATGACGGGATGCGACACGACAGTTGCCGGGTGA
- the ileS gene encoding isoleucine--tRNA ligase: MSDYKKTLNLPATSFPMKANLKQKEPELLDFWAKSGAYAAMVAARDGKPRYVLHDGPPYANGRLHMGHALNKILKDIIVKSRHMAGYQAPYVPGWDCHGLPIEHKVEQQLKEKGKTDLPAVVIRKLCREYAMKFVDIQRKEFKRLGVFGEWDDPYLTMKPAYESATATVLCEFVENGAVVRGKKPIHWCISCKTALAEAEVEYADEKSPSVFVRFPLTDPRAAAVLPGADPANTYAVIWTTTPWTLPDNMAVAVHPDLDYVLAAAPGGRYLVAKELLPGLAKRFGWETFEVLAETAGASLEGLVARHPFYDRPSPLVLGDHVTLEAGTGLVHTAPGHGREDYDVGMRYGLDILSPMDDSGRFLDSVEFFRGKDVFEANPLVIEKLKEVGHLLAESGISHSYPHCWRCKKPVIFRATTQWFVSMEKNDLRKRALSAIENDVEWIPAWGKERIHNMISGRPDWCISRQRNWGVPIIALLCASCDAAYNDPAWMMSIAEKFANHPHGCDYWFEAPLEDIVPKGLTCPHCGGTHWVKEDDILDVWFDSGTSFAAVLEQRPECRFPADMYLEGSDQHRGWFHSSLLASIGARGVAPYRSVLTHGYVVDGEGRKMSKSVGNVISPQEIIDKHGAEILRIWTSAVDYRDDIRISDEIVNRIVEAYRRIRNTCRFILGNLGGFAPSDAVTPEDMLPLDRFALDSVIREHDRMCAAYEKYEFHKVFHGLHNLCITDLSAFYLDIIKDRLYVSGEKSLERRSAQTALWTILTLMVRDMAPILSFTAEEVFGHTPLPLRGDAATVFLAEEPDLAPWRLADAERTRFEGVAALRGEITKAIEPRRKAGEIGHSLETRVEVFLPDALADELGDLSGIDLREICIVSQVTVTRADAAAIPDDAWRSEDIPGLCVAVAKAEGGKCARCWVVSGELGIDPNHPEICPRCAAVLHHCQAAS; this comes from the coding sequence ATGAGCGATTACAAAAAAACCCTGAACCTTCCGGCCACCTCCTTCCCCATGAAGGCCAATCTCAAGCAGAAAGAGCCGGAACTCCTGGACTTCTGGGCCAAGAGCGGCGCCTATGCCGCGATGGTCGCGGCCAGGGACGGCAAGCCCCGCTACGTCTTGCACGACGGACCGCCCTACGCCAACGGCCGCCTGCACATGGGCCACGCCTTAAATAAGATATTAAAGGATATCATCGTCAAATCCCGCCACATGGCCGGATACCAGGCCCCCTACGTGCCCGGCTGGGACTGCCACGGCCTGCCCATCGAGCACAAGGTCGAGCAGCAGCTCAAGGAAAAGGGGAAGACCGACCTGCCCGCCGTGGTCATCCGCAAGCTGTGCCGGGAATACGCCATGAAATTCGTGGACATCCAGCGCAAGGAGTTCAAACGGCTGGGGGTTTTCGGCGAATGGGACGATCCCTACCTGACCATGAAACCGGCCTACGAGTCGGCCACGGCCACGGTGCTGTGCGAATTCGTGGAGAACGGCGCCGTGGTGCGCGGCAAAAAGCCCATCCACTGGTGCATCTCCTGCAAGACCGCCCTGGCCGAGGCCGAGGTGGAATACGCCGACGAGAAATCGCCCTCGGTCTTCGTACGCTTCCCCCTGACCGACCCCAGGGCCGCGGCCGTCCTGCCCGGAGCTGATCCGGCGAACACCTACGCCGTCATCTGGACCACCACCCCCTGGACCCTGCCGGACAACATGGCCGTGGCCGTGCATCCGGACCTCGACTACGTGCTGGCAGCCGCCCCAGGCGGCCGCTATCTGGTCGCCAAGGAACTGCTGCCCGGGCTGGCCAAGCGCTTCGGCTGGGAGACCTTCGAGGTGCTGGCCGAGACCGCCGGGGCGTCCCTTGAGGGCCTCGTCGCCCGCCATCCCTTTTACGACCGGCCCTCGCCCCTGGTGCTCGGCGACCACGTCACCCTGGAGGCCGGAACGGGCCTGGTGCACACCGCCCCGGGCCATGGCCGCGAGGACTACGACGTGGGCATGCGCTACGGCCTGGACATCCTCTCGCCCATGGACGACTCGGGCCGGTTCCTGGACTCGGTGGAATTTTTCCGGGGCAAGGACGTGTTCGAGGCCAACCCCCTGGTCATCGAAAAGCTCAAGGAAGTCGGGCATCTCTTGGCCGAGTCCGGCATCTCCCACTCCTACCCCCACTGCTGGCGCTGCAAAAAGCCCGTGATCTTCCGGGCCACCACCCAGTGGTTCGTGTCCATGGAGAAAAACGACCTGCGCAAACGGGCGCTTTCCGCCATTGAAAACGACGTGGAATGGATTCCGGCCTGGGGCAAGGAGCGCATCCACAACATGATCTCCGGCCGCCCGGACTGGTGCATTTCCCGCCAACGCAACTGGGGCGTGCCCATCATCGCCCTGTTGTGCGCCTCCTGCGACGCCGCCTACAACGATCCGGCCTGGATGATGTCCATCGCCGAAAAGTTCGCCAACCACCCCCACGGCTGCGACTACTGGTTCGAGGCCCCCCTGGAGGACATCGTGCCCAAGGGGCTCACCTGCCCCCACTGCGGCGGCACGCACTGGGTGAAGGAGGACGACATCCTGGACGTGTGGTTCGACTCCGGCACAAGCTTCGCCGCCGTGCTCGAACAGCGTCCCGAGTGCCGCTTCCCGGCCGACATGTATCTCGAAGGTTCGGACCAGCACCGGGGCTGGTTCCACAGCTCGCTTCTGGCCTCCATCGGGGCCCGGGGCGTGGCCCCTTACCGCTCCGTCCTGACCCACGGCTACGTGGTGGACGGCGAGGGCCGCAAGATGTCCAAGTCCGTGGGCAACGTCATCTCCCCCCAGGAGATCATCGACAAGCACGGCGCGGAAATCCTGCGCATCTGGACTTCGGCCGTGGACTACCGCGACGACATCCGCATCTCCGACGAGATCGTCAACCGCATCGTCGAGGCCTACCGCCGCATCCGCAACACCTGCCGGTTCATCCTGGGCAACCTGGGCGGCTTCGCCCCGTCAGACGCCGTGACTCCGGAGGACATGCTGCCGCTGGACCGTTTCGCCCTGGATTCGGTCATCCGCGAGCACGACCGGATGTGCGCCGCCTACGAAAAATACGAATTCCACAAGGTCTTCCACGGCCTGCACAACCTGTGCATCACGGACTTAAGCGCCTTCTATCTGGACATCATCAAGGACCGGCTCTACGTCTCCGGGGAAAAAAGCCTGGAACGCCGCTCGGCCCAGACCGCGCTGTGGACCATCCTGACCCTCATGGTGCGGGACATGGCCCCCATCCTGTCGTTCACCGCCGAGGAGGTCTTCGGACACACCCCGCTTCCGCTTCGCGGCGACGCCGCCACGGTGTTTCTGGCGGAGGAGCCGGACCTCGCCCCCTGGCGGCTGGCCGACGCCGAGAGAACGCGCTTCGAGGGCGTGGCGGCGCTTCGCGGCGAGATCACCAAGGCCATCGAGCCCAGGCGCAAGGCCGGGGAGATCGGCCATTCCCTGGAGACCCGGGTGGAGGTCTTTTTGCCCGACGCCCTGGCCGACGAACTTGGCGATCTGTCCGGCATCGATCTGCGCGAAATCTGCATCGTCTCCCAGGTGACCGTGACCCGGGCGGACGCCGCCGCCATCCCGGACGACGCCTGGCGCAGCGAGGACATCCCCGGGCTTTGCGTCGCCGTGGCCAAGGCCGAGGGCGGCAAGTGCGCCCGGTGCTGGGTCGTGAGCGGGGAACTGGGAATAGACCCGAACCATCCGGAAATCTGTCCCCGGTGCGCTGCGGTTCTGCACCACTGCCAAGCCGCCTCCTGA
- the lspA gene encoding signal peptidase II, protein MKRSYKLAGLITLVVVALDQAAKAWILANIILYTTHPVIPGFFNIVHVLNKGAAFGFLNRSDITWQTYLFFATTAMAVVLILHLLRAALEEDTTLICGLGLILGGAIGNLIDRIRFGEVVDFLDFHYGDLHWPAFNVADIAITLGSVALMAAFLRARKAPPEE, encoded by the coding sequence ATGAAACGAAGCTACAAGCTGGCCGGACTCATCACCCTGGTCGTGGTGGCCCTGGATCAGGCCGCCAAGGCCTGGATTCTGGCCAACATCATCCTCTATACCACCCATCCGGTCATCCCGGGATTTTTCAACATCGTGCATGTCTTGAACAAGGGCGCGGCCTTCGGCTTTTTGAACCGCTCGGACATCACCTGGCAGACGTACCTATTCTTCGCCACCACGGCCATGGCCGTGGTGCTCATCCTGCATCTTTTGCGCGCCGCCCTGGAAGAGGACACCACCCTCATCTGCGGTCTGGGACTGATCCTTGGCGGGGCCATCGGCAACCTCATCGACCGCATCCGGTTCGGCGAGGTGGTGGATTTTCTGGATTTTCACTATGGCGATCTGCACTGGCCGGCCTTCAACGTGGCCGACATCGCCATCACCCTGGGTTCCGTGGCCCTCATGGCGGCCTTTTTGCGCGCCCGCAAGGCCCCGCCCGAGGAGTGA
- a CDS encoding PLD nuclease N-terminal domain-containing protein, which produces MIWAPLPPMSSGQLVLVSLLAFLPIVLNLWAIWHSFTRVFPTPAEKMAWFGAAVFIPVLGGLAYLLFGRKRGKKPL; this is translated from the coding sequence ATGATCTGGGCTCCCCTGCCCCCCATGTCTTCAGGACAACTGGTCCTTGTCTCCCTTTTGGCCTTTTTGCCCATCGTGTTGAACCTGTGGGCCATCTGGCACAGCTTTACGCGCGTGTTCCCCACCCCGGCCGAAAAAATGGCCTGGTTCGGGGCGGCCGTGTTCATTCCCGTGCTGGGCGGCCTGGCCTATCTGCTGTTTGGCAGGAAAAGAGGAAAAAAACCGCTATGA
- the ybgF gene encoding tol-pal system protein YbgF: MNTTTTRLATMAAVIVALLALCSCASKKADPAAPAPLDTPADMWAEMENLKSEVRGLNAKIEELSYQAKSREGASGAEMSGRVARLESQVAQMASQLAIDIDGAGPTASGPAAMAGAPATPYSAQTGYPAQAAYPGQAVAPAAGQHAPSYGVEQGDGDYEDVPAPRQSPYAQAPASPYAQAPVAPVAQPVAQPGAPVLNPPKDPADALYTQALQAFNAKQYREALSMWTEFTKNFSKSPLVPNTYFWIGECNYQIGDFANAVLSYQEVIDKFPKSNKYPDALFKRGASFVKLNNKQAAKISFQELITKYPNSPLAQRAKAMMPK; encoded by the coding sequence ATGAACACCACCACGACCCGTCTCGCCACGATGGCCGCAGTCATCGTGGCGCTTCTGGCCCTGTGCTCCTGCGCCTCGAAAAAGGCCGATCCGGCGGCTCCCGCGCCCCTGGACACCCCGGCCGACATGTGGGCCGAGATGGAAAACCTCAAGTCCGAGGTGCGCGGCTTAAACGCCAAGATCGAGGAATTAAGCTACCAGGCCAAGTCCCGCGAAGGGGCTTCCGGCGCGGAGATGTCCGGCCGCGTGGCCCGGCTGGAATCCCAGGTGGCCCAGATGGCCTCCCAACTGGCCATCGACATCGACGGCGCAGGCCCCACGGCCTCCGGCCCGGCGGCCATGGCCGGCGCGCCCGCCACGCCGTATTCCGCCCAGACCGGCTACCCGGCCCAGGCCGCCTATCCGGGACAGGCAGTCGCCCCCGCAGCAGGCCAGCACGCACCGTCCTATGGCGTGGAGCAGGGGGACGGGGATTACGAGGACGTCCCGGCGCCACGCCAGTCGCCCTACGCCCAGGCCCCGGCCAGCCCCTACGCCCAGGCCCCGGTCGCGCCTGTCGCGCAACCGGTCGCCCAACCGGGCGCGCCGGTGCTCAATCCGCCCAAGGATCCGGCCGACGCCCTGTACACCCAGGCCCTGCAGGCCTTCAACGCCAAGCAGTATCGCGAGGCGTTGTCCATGTGGACGGAGTTCACCAAGAACTTCTCCAAAAGCCCCCTGGTTCCCAACACCTATTTCTGGATCGGGGAGTGCAATTACCAGATCGGCGATTTCGCCAACGCCGTGTTGTCTTATCAGGAAGTCATCGACAAATTCCCCAAAAGCAACAAATATCCCGACGCCCTCTTCAAGCGCGGCGCCTCCTTCGTCAAGCTCAACAACAAGCAGGCCGCCAAAATCTCCTTCCAGGAACTGATCACCAAATATCCCAATTCCCCACTGGCCCAGCGCGCCAAGGCCATGATGCCCAAATAG
- a CDS encoding NIL domain-containing protein translates to MESESKYKKIVYLTFPPDVSNKPVVCNLTRLYDLCFNILKAQITPRQDGQMTIEIFGDPQAFEHGMAYLKEHNVKVHPITQKISRDEQTCIHCGMCTALCPTKALAVDTTTRLVVFHPDKCSACGICTNVCPVKAMDVFPENGHN, encoded by the coding sequence ATGGAATCCGAATCGAAATACAAGAAAATCGTCTACCTGACCTTCCCCCCGGACGTTTCCAACAAGCCCGTGGTGTGCAACCTCACCAGGCTTTACGATCTGTGCTTCAACATCCTCAAGGCTCAGATCACCCCGCGCCAGGACGGCCAGATGACCATTGAAATCTTTGGGGATCCCCAGGCCTTCGAGCACGGCATGGCCTACCTCAAAGAACACAACGTCAAGGTCCATCCCATCACCCAGAAAATCTCCCGCGACGAGCAAACCTGCATCCACTGCGGCATGTGTACCGCGCTTTGCCCCACCAAGGCCCTGGCCGTGGACACCACAACCCGGCTGGTGGTCTTTCACCCGGACAAGTGTTCGGCCTGCGGCATCTGCACCAACGTCTGTCCGGTCAAGGCCATGGACGTGTTTCCGGAAAACGGACATAACTAA
- a CDS encoding PilZ domain-containing protein — MYDTEKRTYLRIPTRISGHGRLLGDPSEQPVFRDAPLAGLTGPGAFDARDASIPESLYTLLSSLNAKLDLLIGMLGKDQMSSDFPVDLSVVEISGAGLRFSASAALPMDADMEVVLMLSQFPLRMAGAMGKIIRAEDCDGKTIYALDFTRIRERDLETIVQFVFQSQRDEIRGKKWD; from the coding sequence ATGTACGACACGGAAAAACGAACCTATCTGCGGATCCCCACCCGCATCAGCGGGCATGGACGGCTCCTTGGCGACCCCTCCGAACAACCCGTCTTCCGAGACGCCCCCCTGGCCGGACTCACCGGGCCCGGGGCCTTTGACGCCCGCGACGCCTCCATTCCGGAAAGTCTCTACACCCTGCTCTCCAGCTTAAACGCCAAGCTGGACCTCCTCATCGGCATGCTCGGCAAGGACCAGATGTCCTCAGACTTTCCCGTGGATCTGTCCGTCGTGGAGATCAGCGGCGCGGGGTTGCGGTTCTCCGCCTCCGCCGCCCTGCCCATGGACGCCGACATGGAGGTGGTGCTCATGCTCTCCCAGTTCCCCCTGCGCATGGCCGGGGCCATGGGCAAGATCATCCGCGCTGAGGACTGCGACGGCAAGACCATCTATGCCCTTGATTTCACGCGCATCAGGGAGCGCGACCTGGAAACCATCGTGCAGTTCGTCTTTCAAAGCCAGAGAGACGAAATACGCGGCAAAAAGTGGGACTAA
- a CDS encoding protein phosphatase CheZ, translating to MMKETDFVERLMDKVIADVADSLKESIVATVEREVTKTLSRSLVESEFYRRLSDEMRTGLQEIYKEINSAAKSGSEPAQASDSRQADKLFHEAAAQLDQILLTTEKATTEIMDIVEKHLDLQATSNQILHSLKSGGVSKEHLQQLRDQSDLLNQDLISIMTSLSFQDLTGQRIKRIIEAIKKVEQIVLDLYLSTGLKIKAREEAPEKDIEQLDVEAKQKVTELKGPQSGVAQESVDDLLAQLGLE from the coding sequence ATGATGAAGGAAACGGATTTCGTCGAACGCCTGATGGACAAGGTCATCGCCGATGTGGCCGACAGCCTCAAGGAAAGTATCGTCGCCACCGTGGAACGGGAAGTCACCAAGACCCTCTCCCGCTCCCTGGTGGAAAGCGAATTCTACCGCCGCTTAAGCGATGAAATGCGCACCGGGCTCCAGGAAATCTACAAGGAAATCAATTCCGCCGCAAAATCCGGTTCGGAACCGGCGCAGGCTTCCGACAGCCGCCAGGCCGACAAGCTCTTTCACGAGGCCGCCGCCCAGCTCGACCAGATCCTGCTGACAACGGAAAAGGCCACCACCGAGATCATGGACATCGTGGAAAAACACCTCGATCTCCAGGCCACATCGAACCAGATCCTGCACAGCCTCAAAAGCGGCGGCGTCAGCAAGGAACACCTCCAACAACTGCGCGACCAAAGCGACCTGCTCAATCAGGATCTCATCAGCATCATGACCAGCTTAAGCTTCCAGGATCTCACCGGACAACGCATCAAACGCATCATCGAAGCCATCAAAAAGGTCGAACAGATCGTCCTCGACCTCTACCTGTCCACCGGCCTCAAGATCAAAGCCCGTGAGGAAGCCCCTGAAAAAGACATCGAACAACTCGATGTCGAGGCCAAACAAAAGGTCACGGAACTCAAAGGCCCCCAGTCCGGCGTCGCCCAAGAAAGCGTGGACGACCTCCTGGCCCAGCTCGGGCTGGAATAA
- a CDS encoding flagellin N-terminal helical domain-containing protein: MSLVINHNLMAQNATRNLSTAYGALATSTRRLSSGLRIGTAADDAAGLAVRELMRADIAALNQGVRNANDAISLIQTADGALGVIDEKLIRMKELAEQAATGTYTSDQRIIIDSEYQAMASEITRIANATDFNGIYLLNGNLSGSTHDGTAMASTGKLKVHFGTANDCAEDYYYIQIGTCTASALGFRGGSSTSGTTEAEYVAEHNLTIIYPQNVSISSVDIYNNSPQSVQDQFDRSVDSNMYSDASNNYYIFARTTSGDLHVLRGDSSNNYISDTNLSGSSSASSISTQELAQQALITVKNAIISKDKIRANLGALQNRLENTISNLQIQAENLQAAESRISDVDVATEMTEFVRQQILTQAAVAMLSQANSLPRMALQLMG, translated from the coding sequence ATGTCCTTGGTTATCAATCACAATCTGATGGCCCAAAACGCCACCAGAAATTTAAGCACCGCCTACGGCGCCCTGGCCACCTCCACCCGCCGCCTGTCCTCGGGGCTGCGCATCGGGACCGCCGCCGATGACGCCGCCGGACTCGCCGTGCGCGAGCTCATGCGCGCCGACATCGCGGCCCTCAACCAGGGAGTCAGAAACGCCAACGACGCCATCTCCCTCATCCAGACCGCCGACGGCGCGCTCGGGGTCATCGACGAAAAGCTCATCCGCATGAAGGAGCTGGCCGAACAGGCCGCCACCGGCACCTATACCTCCGACCAGCGTATCATCATCGATTCCGAATATCAGGCCATGGCCTCGGAAATCACCCGCATTGCCAACGCCACGGATTTCAACGGCATCTATCTCTTGAATGGAAATCTCTCCGGCAGCACCCACGACGGCACGGCCATGGCGTCCACCGGAAAGCTCAAGGTCCACTTCGGCACCGCCAACGACTGCGCCGAGGATTACTATTATATCCAGATCGGGACGTGTACGGCCAGTGCTTTGGGTTTTAGAGGCGGCTCTAGTACGTCTGGAACGACTGAAGCTGAGTATGTAGCAGAACACAATCTGACAATTATATATCCTCAAAACGTAAGTATAAGTTCAGTTGATATTTATAACAATTCTCCTCAAAGCGTACAGGATCAATTTGACAGATCGGTTGACTCAAACATGTATAGTGATGCTTCGAATAACTATTATATATTTGCTCGGACCACCTCCGGAGACCTTCATGTTCTCAGGGGTGATTCGAGCAACAACTATATCAGCGACACCAACCTCAGCGGTTCCTCCAGCGCCAGTTCCATCTCCACCCAGGAGCTGGCCCAGCAGGCGCTGATCACCGTCAAAAACGCCATCATCTCCAAGGACAAGATTCGCGCCAACCTCGGGGCCTTGCAGAACCGTCTGGAGAACACCATCTCCAACCTGCAGATACAGGCCGAGAACCTCCAGGCCGCCGAGTCGCGCATCTCCGACGTGGACGTGGCCACGGAGATGACCGAGTTCGTGCGCCAGCAGATCCTCACCCAGGCCGCCGTGGCCATGCTCTCGCAGGCCAACTCGCTGCCGCGCATGGCCCTGCAGCTTATGGGATAA
- a CDS encoding rubredoxin — translation MSPYLCPVCGYEHGPHESPAFADLPTDWRCPICACAHDKFHAVDRTPPVASPATTAHSAARYLCLQCGYAYDPALGDPDHGIPPGTAFAELPAEWVCPICGAAKNRFAREI, via the coding sequence ATGTCCCCGTACCTGTGCCCGGTCTGCGGCTATGAACACGGCCCACACGAAAGCCCGGCCTTTGCTGACCTGCCGACCGACTGGCGCTGCCCCATCTGCGCCTGCGCCCACGACAAGTTCCATGCCGTGGACCGCACGCCGCCCGTGGCGTCGCCCGCCACGACGGCCCATAGCGCCGCCCGCTACCTGTGTCTGCAATGCGGCTATGCCTATGACCCCGCCCTCGGCGATCCGGATCACGGCATACCGCCCGGTACCGCCTTCGCCGAGCTGCCCGCAGAATGGGTCTGCCCCATCTGCGGCGCAGCCAAGAACCGATTCGCCCGGGAGATATAG
- a CDS encoding rubredoxin yields the protein MAAPENMWQCQTTNCGYIYDPDRGDRKGKIPKGTSFEDLPDDWKCPVCGATKKCFRPLAGPGSTKDIACEK from the coding sequence ATGGCCGCACCTGAAAACATGTGGCAATGCCAGACCACCAACTGTGGCTACATCTACGACCCGGATCGCGGCGACCGCAAGGGCAAGATCCCCAAGGGCACGTCCTTCGAAGACCTTCCCGATGACTGGAAGTGTCCTGTCTGCGGGGCCACCAAGAAATGCTTCCGTCCCTTGGCCGGTCCCGGCTCCACCAAGGACATCGCCTGCGAAAAATAG
- a CDS encoding rubrerythrin family protein: MSKTEKDLMEAFAGESQANRKYLAFAAQADKEGFPQVAKLFRAAAAAETVHAHAHLRAAGGIRTTAENLKEAMAGEIHEFKEMYPPMIEHAKEEGHKAAERSFTYANAVEAIHANLYKKASELMDKLPETDYHVCSVCGYTCEGEAPDSCPVCKAAKKAFSKVV; encoded by the coding sequence ATGTCCAAGACCGAAAAAGATCTGATGGAGGCCTTTGCCGGGGAATCCCAGGCCAATCGCAAATATCTGGCGTTCGCCGCCCAGGCCGACAAGGAAGGCTTCCCCCAGGTGGCCAAGCTGTTCCGGGCCGCCGCCGCCGCCGAAACCGTGCATGCCCATGCCCATCTGCGGGCCGCAGGCGGCATCCGGACCACGGCCGAGAACCTCAAGGAGGCCATGGCCGGGGAAATCCACGAATTCAAGGAAATGTATCCGCCCATGATCGAGCACGCCAAAGAGGAAGGACACAAGGCCGCCGAACGCTCCTTCACCTATGCCAACGCCGTGGAGGCCATTCACGCCAATCTGTACAAAAAGGCCTCCGAATTGATGGATAAACTTCCGGAAACCGACTATCATGTCTGTTCCGTGTGCGGCTATACCTGCGAGGGTGAGGCCCCGGATTCCTGTCCCGTGTGCAAGGCCGCCAAAAAGGCCTTCTCCAAGGTCGTGTAG
- a CDS encoding Fur family transcriptional regulator, with product MTTPESKKPTPDHARNLFAAHGLKLTHQRLEIYSELTAACDHPCAETVWRRVRERVPTISLDTVYRTLAVLREHGLAARVPMDGDTARFDGDISPHHHLACECCGRIDDLPISEFDPAALQESVAGWGRVRDAQVVIRGICCRCLESGAGDRGLADGEPAPVPGESAKIQ from the coding sequence ATGACAACCCCAGAAAGCAAAAAACCGACCCCGGATCACGCCCGGAACCTTTTTGCGGCCCATGGACTGAAGCTGACCCACCAGCGGCTTGAGATCTACAGCGAGTTGACGGCGGCCTGCGATCATCCCTGCGCCGAGACCGTCTGGCGGCGGGTTCGGGAGCGCGTGCCGACCATCTCCCTGGATACGGTGTACCGGACGCTGGCGGTGCTCAGGGAGCATGGGTTGGCCGCCCGGGTGCCCATGGACGGGGATACGGCCCGCTTCGACGGCGATATAAGCCCGCACCACCATCTGGCCTGCGAATGCTGCGGACGCATCGACGATCTGCCGATCAGCGAATTCGACCCGGCCGCGCTCCAGGAATCCGTGGCCGGGTGGGGAAGGGTGCGCGACGCCCAGGTGGTGATCCGGGGCATCTGCTGCCGATGCCTGGAGTCCGGGGCCGGGGACCGGGGGCTGGCCGATGGCGAGCCCGCGCCGGTTCCGGGGGAGTCAGCCAAAATCCAGTGA